The Opitutus sp. ER46 genome contains the following window.
GGCCGTGGGGTGGACGCTCCCGATTTTCACCGACAAGGAAGGTTACCGACAGCTCACGCTCCGCGGCTCCCTGGCCCGCGTCATCAGCAAGGACCAGATCGACGTCACCGGCTTCAGCGCCGTCGCGTTCAGCGGTGATGCCAGCGAGCGCGTCGAATCCGTCCTCCTGAGCCCGCAGGCCTCCTTCTTTCCCCGCACCAACCGGGCGACCGGCAAGGACACCGTGCGGCTGATCCACGACGACATCGAGGTCCTCGGCCGCGACTGGACCTTCGAGATGATCGGCGGGACCAAAAAGGTTTCCATCGCCCGCGACGTGCGCGTTACCTTCCAAGCCCAATTGAACGACATCCTGAAATGAACCGGTTCCTCCGCGCCTCCGGCCTGTTTATCTCCGCCCTTCTCGCCGGGTCGGTCCTCCGCGCCGCCGACGCCCCGACCACGCCGACCGTCATCGAGGCCGACCGGTCCGACATGGTCAGCACCGAGGTGGAGACCACGTTCACGTTTCGCCAGAACGTGGTGGTGACCGCCACCAACATGAAGCTGATGTGCGACCAGCTCGTCGTCGTCGCCCCGCGCACCGGCGACACCAAGGCCACCTTCGGCACCCAGGAGAAGTTCAAGTCGCTCGTCGCCACCGGCCACGTGCGCATCCTGCAGAACGACCGCGAGGCCACCTGCGAACGCGCCGAGGTGTTCCCCGGCGACGACAAGGTCGTCCTCACCGGCAACCCGCGCATCCGCACGCTTGATGGCTCCTACGTCGCCGATGGCCCCGTGATGGAACTCCACCGCGGCGAACGTCGCGCGTCCATCCAGGGCCACACCCGCATCACGCTCCCGCCGCTGAAGGACCTCGGCTACGACAAGGCGCCCGAGAAGAAGAAGGCCGCCGACACCAACAACGCCGGGAAGGCGCCGACGCCGCAGAAATGAGCCAGCCCGTCGTCTCGGAAATCCACACCTCGGACCTGGTCAAAACCTTTGGCCAGCGCACCGTCGTGAACGGCGTGAACCTCACGTTCCGCGCCGGCGAGATTGTCGGGCTCCTCGGGCCCAACGGCGCCGGCAAGACCACGACGTTCTACATGATCGTCGGCCTGATCGGCGCCACCGCCGGCCGCGTCGCGCTCGACGGCCAGGACATCACGCCGCTGCGGATGCACGAGCGCGCCCGCCGCGGCATCGGCTACCTGCCGCAGGAGGCCTCCGTCTTCCGCAAGCTCACGGTCGAGGAGAACATCCTCGCGATCGTCGAGGCCATCGGCGTGCCGAAGCGCGAGCGCCGCGCCCGCGTCGAGGCCCACCTTTCGGAGCTCCACCTCACGCACGTCACCCGCCAGAAGGCCTACACGCTCTCCGGCGGCGAACGGCGCCGGCTGGAGATCGCCCGCGCCCTGGTCGCCCAGCCGAAGTTCCTCCTCATGGATGAGCCCTTCGCGGCGATCGACCCCATCTCCGTCGCCGAGGTGCAGAAGATGATCCTCCAGCTGAAGTCCCGCGGCATCGGCGTCGTCGTCACCGACCACAACGTCCGCGAGACGCTCCGCATCGTCGACCGCGCCTACCTCATTCACCAGGGCAAGGTGCTCACCGAGGGCACCGGCGACTTCCTCATCCGCGACGAACAAGCCCGGAAGTTCTACCTCGGCGAAAGCTTCAACCTCTAGGCCGCCCGCCCGCCCCTCTTCGCTCCCCGCGCGCGCCACCGCTTCGTGGCGGCTTCGAACCCCTGCCGAAACCCATGCAAAAATCGATCCACGGCATCACGGTCGCCCACTTCTTCGAATCGTATAAGGAAAAGCTGAAGCTCGAGCTGGTGACCGGCGAGCCGGGCATGCACCGGCTCATCCACGAGGGCAGCATCAACCGTCCCGCCCTCGCGCTCACCGGGTTCTTCAAATATTTCGCGAACAAGCGCATCCAGGTCCTCGGCGCCGCCGAGATGACCTACATGAAGACGCTCACGCAGCAGCAGCAGGTCCAGATTCTCGACCAGATGGTTCGCCGTGGCATCCCCTGCATCGTCCTCACGCGGAATTACAATCCGACGCATCCGATGCTCGCCGTCGCCGCCGAGATGAAGCTGCCGATCATGCGCACGCCCATGATCACGATGAACTGGATCAACCTGGCGACGCTCGCGATCGACAACGAGTTCGCTCCGGCCGGCACCGAGCACGCCACCACCCTCGATATCAAGGGCGTCGGCGTCATGCTCCGCGGCGACTCCGGCGTCGGCAAAAGCGAGTGCGCCCTGGCCCTCATCGAGCGCGGCCACTCGCTCGTCTCGGACGACCTCACCGTCATCAAGCTGCTCGACGAGCGTGAGCTCATGGCCTCGAGCCGCCCGCTCAATCGCGGCTACATGGAGTGCCGCGGCATCGGCATCATCAACGTCAGCGAAATGTTCGGCATCAAATCGGTCCGCCTCGAGAAGCGCATCGACATGGTGGTGTCGCTGAAGGAATGGACGCCCGACGTCGTCGAAGAGCGCACCGGCCTCGAGGAGAATTTCTACGAGATCCTCGGCATCAAGCTGCCGCACATCGAGCTCTACGTCCGCCCCGGCCGCGACATCGCCCGCCTCGTCGAGGTCGCCGCGCTTACCCTCGCGTTGAAGAAGATGGGCCACGATCCGGCGCGCGATTTCAACGACCGCCTGATCGCGTTCATGACCACCCAGGCCAACGCACCCGCGCCGACCAAGATCAAACCGGTCGACCGCGAGGAGCGCTCGCCGGGTTGAGTTTTTGTTTGGCGTCGCCCCCGGCCCCGGCCGACACTTCGTCTTCATGTCCAACCTCCCCGCGCGCGTGGACGGCCGTCAGCCGTCCCAACTCCGGCCCATCCATTTTGAGCCCAACATCGCGCCCAACGCCACCGGCTCCGTGCTGGCTTCGTTCGGCAACACCCGCGTGATCTGCGCGGTGATGGTCGAGCCCAACGTCCCGCTCTGGATGAAGCAGCAGAAGGTCCCGGGCGGCTGGCTGACCGCGGAATACTCGATGCTCCCTTACTCGACGCTCGACCGGAAGCAGCGCGACAGCACGCGCGGCAAGATCGACGGCCGCACGATCGAGATCCAGCGCCTCATCGGCCGCTCGCTCCGCGCCGTCATCGACCTCCAGAAGCTGGGCCAGAACACGCTCTGGATCGACTGCGACGTCCTGCAGGCCGACGGCGGGACGCGCACCGCCTCGATCACGGGCGCCTACCTGGCGGCCCGTCTCGCCATCCAGAAGCTGCTCGACGAAAAGCGGCTCGCCGAAAACCCGATCTCCGATTCCGTCGCCGCGGTCAGCGTCGGCCTGTGCGGCGGACGCGAACTGCTCGACCTGAATTACATCGAGGACAAGGACGCCGAGGTTGACTTCAACATCGTCATGACCGGCCGCGGCCAGTTCGTCGAAGTCCAGGGCAGCGGCGAGGAATCCACCTTCTCCCAGACCCAGCTCGACGCCCTCGTCGCCCTCGCCCAGAAGGGCATCAAGGATCTCGGGGCCATGCAGACTGCGTTCCTGACGAAGCAGTTGCTCGGCAACCTCAAGCTGTAAGGTCCCCGCCACCGCGTCGCCGCGCCGCGTGAACCCGGGCGCGGCGGGCGGGTCGCCGGGCACTCCCGACTGCCGCGGTTGTCCGGGGGGAAGGCCCGGCACATTTGACGTAGCTTTCCGGGCCGACCATCGTCTCCCAACCCATGTCCACCGTTCCCCGTATCCTTTGCTCGGTCGCGGTTTGCCTCGTGGCGGCCAGCTTCGCCTCGGCTCAAGCGCCCCAGGAGTCGCCCTTCAACCAGAGCAAGGGGACGCGCGCCGTGGCGAGCGTCGAGGGACTCGAGTTCGCCGGCGTGACCACGGTGGGCAAGAAGGCGATGATCAACCTGTACGACACGCAACAGCGCCGCAGCTTCTGGGTCGCGACCGGCGCCACCGCGGGAGGCGTCACCGTCCTCAGGTATGATGAGGCTCACAACCAGGTGGTTGTCCGCCACAACGGCGTGGAGAAGACCCTCGCCTTGCGCAGCGCGGCCGTGGCCGCGGCGCCGGCCACAGGGGCCCCAGTAGGCGCCGCGGCGCTTCCTGCGCCGCAGGCTCCCGCCACCGCACTGCCGCCTCCGCCGCCGGTCAGCCAGCTTTCCCAGGCCCGCCAGGAGGAGGAGGCGCGCATGCTCGTGAGCGACCTGCTCGAGATCGGCATGGCCCAGCGCCGCGCCTACGAGGAGGCCCGCCGCAAGGCCGCCGCCGGTCAGTCGACGGAGACGTCCTCAACCGCCGGGGCGACTCCGACGGCCACGGCCAACGCCCCGATTCCCGTCGCGCCCGCCCCCGGCCAGCCTGCCGCCCCGGCTCCGACCGGCACCCCTTCGGGTGGCTGAGCGCTGAGCCGCCGCCACGCCGCGTGCCGGGTGCTCGCGCGCGTCGCAAACCGTCGCATCGCCTCCCGCGATCGCTCGGAGGGCGCCCTCGTTCGCCGGCAAAAACACCCTTTCCGCTCCCGCGAAAACTCCCATTGTCCCCCCAATGCGCATCCTCATCACCGGCGTTTGTGGTTTCGTCGGCAGTACCCTGGCCCGCGCATTCGTTGAATCCGGCCGCGGTCACCAACTCGTCGGCCTCGACAACTTCATCCGTCCCGGCAGCGAGGCGAACCGCGAAGAGCTGAAGCGGCTCGGCGTCAGACTGCTCCACGCCGATCTCCGCGCCGCCAGCGATCTCGAGTCCACCCCGCCCGTCGACTGGGTCATCGACGCCGCGGCCAACCCGAGCGTGCTCGCCGGCGTCGACGGGCGCACGAGTTCGCGCCAGCTCGTCGAGCACAACCTCGTCGGCACGGTGAACATGCTTGAGTTCTGCAAGGCGCACCGCGCGGGGTTCGTCCTCCTCAGCACCAGCCGCGTCTACGCCATCGCGCCGCTCGCGAACCTCCCGATCGAGGCGCAGGGCGGCGCGTTTCGGCCGCGCCCCGGCGCCGCCCTGCCGCCGGGTGTGTCCGCCGAGGGGGTCAGCGAGGGATTCTCCACCCAGGCCCCCATTTCGCTCTACGGCGCAACCAAGCTTGCCAGCGAGGCGCTCGCCCTCGAATACGGCGAGACCTTCGGGCTGCCGGTCTTCATCAACCGCTGCGGCGTCCTCGCCGGCGCCGGCCAGTTTGGCCGCCCGGACCAGGGCATTTTCGCCTACTGGATCAACAGCTGGCTCCAGCGCCGCCCGCTCCGCTACATCGGCTTCGGCGGCACCGGTCACCAGGTGCGCGACTGCCTGCACCCGCGCGACTTGCTGCCCGTCCTGGATCAACAGCTCGCCGCGCCGAAACTCGCGGCCGCCGACCGCATCGCCAATTTCTCCGGCGGCATCGCGTCCGCCACGTCCCTGCGGCAGCTCAGCGATTGGTGCGCCGCCCACCTCGGTCCGCACACCGTCGGTGCCGACGCCACCCCGCGCGTTTTCGACATTCCGTGGATGGTCCTCGACTCCGCCAAGGCCCGCCAGCTCTGGAAATGGCAGCCGGCGACACCCACGGCCGCCATCCTCGACGAGATTGCCGCCCATGCCCGCCAGCACCCCGGCTGGCTCGATCTTTCCGCACCGCTCTGATCCGCATGTCCGCCGCGCCCCTGCTCAACCTGTTCTCCGTCGTCATCCCCGCACGCGACGAGGAGGAGTCCCTCCCCGCCACGCTCGGTGACATTCACCGCGCCTTCACCGCCGCGGGCATCCCCCACGAGATCGTCGTGGTGGACGACGGCAGCAAGGACCGCACCTGGGCCGTGCTGCAGGACCTGAAAAAAACGATCCCCACCCTCGCGCCCGTCCGCAACACGGGCGAAAACGGCTTCGGCCGCGCCGTCGTCTTCGGCCTCGACCACAGCCAGGGGGATGCCGTCGTGATCATGATGGCCGACGCCTCCGACGACCCCGCGGACGCCGTCAAATACTGGCGATTGCTCAACGAGGGCTACGACTGCGCCTTCGGCAGCCGCTTCGTCCCGGGCGGGCGCGTGATCGATTACCCGCGGGTGAAGCTGTTCGTGAACCGGCTCGCCAACTTTCTGGTGCGCGTCGGCTTTCACATTCCGCTCAACGACACGACCAACGCCTTCAAGGCCTATCGGCGCACCGTGATCGATGGCTGCCGCCCCTACCTGGCCCCGCATTTCAACCTCACCGTCGAGATCCCGCTCAAGGCGATCGTCCGCGGCTACTCCTTCACCGTCACTCCGATCTCCTGGCGCAACCGCAAGTACGGCGTCGCGAAGTTGAAGATCAAGGAGATGGGCAGCCGGTACTTCTTCATCTGCGCCTACGTGTGGCTCGAGAAGTACTTCAGCCGCGGCGATTACCGGCGCAAGGCCGTCGCCGCCCCGCTGCCTCCGACCACCGCCGTCCGTTGAGCGTCGGCGCGAGTAGCGCGGTGCTCGCCCGTGGGCGCGGCTCAGAATGCCCTTGTTCCGGGCACGCCCGCCAGTTGACTCGATGCTTTCCCTTTTCCGCTCCTTCCTTACTCAACGCCTATCCTTTCAATGATCTACCTGCTCGGAGGTTCCGGATACGTCGGCCAGGCCTACCAGGCGCTCCTGCAGCGCAAGGGAATCCCCTTTCGTAATCTCCGCCGCGCGGAGCTCGACTACACCCAGCGCGCGACACTGGTGGAGGCGCTGCGCCGCGACCGGCCGGAGTTTCTGATCAATGCCGCCGGCTACACGGGCAAACCCAACGTCGACGCCTGCGAGCTGCACAAGGCCGAGTGCCTGTTCGGTAACGCCGTCCTCCCGGGCACGATCGCCGAGGCCTGCGCCGAGGCGGGCGTGCCGTGGGGCCATGTTTCCTCTGGCTGCATCTACAGCGGCGCACGGCCCGACGGCTCCGGGTTCACCGAGGAGGACACGCCGAACTTCACGTTCCGCACCAACCACTGCTCCTTCTACAGCGGCACCAAGGCGCTCGGTGAGGAGGTCCTCGCCGGCAAGCCGCAGGTGTACGTCTGGCGGCTGCGGATCCCGTTCAACGCCATCGACAATCCGCGCAACTACCTGACGAAGCTCCTGCGCTACCCGAAGCTGCTTGAGGCCACCAATTCGATTTCGCAGCTCGAGGAGTTCGTCGCCGCCACCTTTGCCTGCTGGGAGAAGCGCATTCCGTTCGGCACGTACAACGTGACCAACCCCGGCGCCATCACCACGCACGAGGTGGTCGAGCTGATTCGCCAAAGCGGCGTCAGCCGCAAGGACTTCGTCTTCTTCAAGAGCGAGGACGAGTTCATGCACGTCGCCGCGAAGACCCCGCGCTCCAACTGCGTGATGGACTCCACCAAGCTCGCCCGCGCCGGCATCTCCCTCACCCCCGTCCGCGATGCCGTTTCCGCCGCCCTCCGCAACTGGCAGGCGACTCCCTGACTAGTTTCCAGACAGGAACCGCGAAAGGCGCGAAACGACGCGAAAATCATGCCCGACCCGCTCCTGTACCGCGAGGAAGCATACCAGATCATCGGTGCGTGTTTCGCGGTCTATCGAGAAAAGGGACACGGCTTCGCAGAGGCGGTGTATCAGGACTCACTGGAGATCGAGCTTGAGCACAGCGCCGTGCCTTACGAAGCCCAGCGCAACTTTCAGATCACCCACCGGGGGCAGCCGCTGCGGCACAGCTTTACTCCCAACCTCGTTTGTTTCGGCAAGATCCTGGTCGAGCTGAAAGCGGTGAGGACGCTGGCCGATGAACACCGAGCCCAGGTGCTCAACTACCTCAAGGTCGCAAAGCTGCAGCTTGCCCTGCTGGTGAACTTCGGGGCATACCCTCAACTTCAGTGGGAGCGTCTCGTGCTCACCCACCCCTGATTTTCGCGTCCTTTCGCGCCTTTCGCGGTTTCCCCTCTTCAACATGCAACTTCTCGTCACCGGTGGATGTGGGTTTATTGGGTCGAACTTCATTCGTCAGCGGTTGCTCGAACGCGGGTCCGCGGTCACGCGGATCGTCAACCTCGACGCGCTGACGTACGCCGGCAACCCCGCCAACCTGGCGGATCTCGCGTCGGATCCGCGGTACGTCTTCGCCCACGGCAGCATCGGCGACACCGAGCTCGTCAGCCGGCTCCTCGCCGAGCACCAGATCGACGCCGTCGTGAACTTCGCGGCCGAGTCGCACGTCGATCGCTCCATCGATTCGCCCGAACCGTTCGTCCAGACCAACGTCGTCGGCACGCTGCGCCTCCTGAATGCCACGCGGCTCTACTGGACCAAGCTGCCCACCGCCAAGAAGGACGCGTTCCGCTTCCTGCACGTCTCGACCGACGAGGTCTACGGCACGCTGGGGCCCAAGGATCCGGCCTTCACCGAGGAGACGCCGTTCGCGCCCAACTCGCCGTACGCGGCGTCCAAGGCCGCAAGCGATCACCTGGTCCGCTCGTACCAGCACACGTTTCACCTGCCGACGCTGACGACGAACTGCTCGAACAACTACGGGCCGTACCACTTTCCCGAGAAGCTGATCCCGCTGATGATCCTCAACGCCCTCGAGGGCAAACCGCTGCCGGTGTACGGCGATGGCCAGCAGATCCGCGACTGGCTCTACGTCGAGGACCACGCCGCCGCCATCTGGCTCGTGCTGCGCCAGGGCCGCGTGGGCGAGACCTACAACATCGGCGGGCTCAACGAGCAGCCGAACATCGAGATCGTGCAGCGCATCTGCGCGCTGCTCGACCGCAAGTCCCCGCGCGCCGACGGCCAGAGCTACACCACCCAGATCACGCACGTGGCCGACCGCCCCGGCCACGACCGCCGCTATTCGATCGATTGCGCGAAGCTCCAGCGCGAGCTCGGCTGGGCCCCGAAAGAATCCTTCGCCAGCGGCATCGAGAAAACCGTCGACTGGTACCTGAATCACCGCGCCTGGGCCGCGGAGATCACCGCGCGTTCCTACGCCCGCGAGCGCCTTGGCGTCGCCTGATCGGCTGCGCCGATGCGCGGTGATCTGTAAGGCCTAAGGTGTAAGGTTTCGGACCAAGATTACCCATGGCATACCGGTCATTTGAGGAATTGGAGGTCTGGCAGTTGGCGCGGAGACTCGCGACGGACGTCTATCGCGAGTTGGCGGCGTGCCGCGATTTCGGGTTCCGGGACCAGATCACTCGGGCCGCGTGCTCTATCTCTAGCAATATCGCCGAGGGTTCAGAGCGGCTGCACGCATCTGAGTTTGTTCAGTTCCTCGGGTACGCAAAGGGCTCGGCGGGCGAGACCCGCAACCAGCTCTATCTCGCCGCCGACCTCGGCTATATGAATCCCGACCGCGCCGAGGCGCTGCGCGCGGACGTACGGAGGATCGGCGCGAAGCTTTACGCGCTGATCCGCAGCCTCCAGGGTTCCTGAGTTCGCCCCCTGCCGTCCCTCCGGTTCGGACCTAAAACTCTACACCTTAATCCTTACCCATTCCGCGACCCTCCAGCTTCGCTATGCTATCCGATCCCGCGACCACCTCTCAGCCTACCTCCCCCAGCACCGCCCCGCGTCGCGGAATCATCCTCGCCGGCGGCTCGGGCACGCGCCTGTACCCGCTGACGATCGCCGTGAGCAAGCAGCTGATGCCGGTGTACGACAAACCAATGGTGTACTACCCGCTGTCGGTCCTGATGCTCGCCGGCATCCGCGAGGTGCTCGTCATCTCCACGCCGCAGGATCTGCCACTGTTCGAGCGCCTGCTGGGCACCGGCGAAAATCTCGGCCTCAAGCTGAGCTACGCCGCGCAGCCCAAGCCCGAGGGACTCGCCCAGGCGTTTCACATCGCCGAGGAGGTCGGCTTCCTGAAGCACGAGCCCGCGGCGCTCGTGCTGGGTGACAATCTCTTCTACGGCCACGACCTCGTGAAGTCGCTCGGCCACGCGGCGGCGCGGCAGGAGGGGGCGACAATCTTCGGTTACCACGTCGCCGATCCCAAGAGCTACGGCGTCGTCGAGTTCGCGCCGGACGGCCGCGTGCTCTCGCTCGAGGAGAAGCCGGCGCAACCGAAATCCAACTACGCCATCCCCGGCATCTATTTCTACGACCGCGACGTCGTGGCGTTCTCCCGCCGGCTGAAGCCCTCGAAGCGCGGCGAGCTCGAGATCACCGACCTCAACCGCCTCTACCTCGAAGCCGGCCGGCTGCACGTCGAGATCCTCGGGCGCGGCACGGCGTGGCTCGACACCGGGACGCACGAGTCGCTGCTCGATGCGGGCCAGTTCGTGAGCGTCATCGAGAGCCGCCAGGGCCTGAAGATCGCGTGCCTTGAGGAGATCGCCTGGCGGCAGGGCTGGATCGATCGCGCCACGCTTGACGCCAACATCGCCCGCCTCGGCAAATCCAGCTACGGCGCCTACCTCCGC
Protein-coding sequences here:
- a CDS encoding LptA/OstA family protein, which produces MNRFLRASGLFISALLAGSVLRAADAPTTPTVIEADRSDMVSTEVETTFTFRQNVVVTATNMKLMCDQLVVVAPRTGDTKATFGTQEKFKSLVATGHVRILQNDREATCERAEVFPGDDKVVLTGNPRIRTLDGSYVADGPVMELHRGERRASIQGHTRITLPPLKDLGYDKAPEKKKAADTNNAGKAPTPQK
- the lptB gene encoding LPS export ABC transporter ATP-binding protein, with translation MSQPVVSEIHTSDLVKTFGQRTVVNGVNLTFRAGEIVGLLGPNGAGKTTTFYMIVGLIGATAGRVALDGQDITPLRMHERARRGIGYLPQEASVFRKLTVEENILAIVEAIGVPKRERRARVEAHLSELHLTHVTRQKAYTLSGGERRRLEIARALVAQPKFLLMDEPFAAIDPISVAEVQKMILQLKSRGIGVVVTDHNVRETLRIVDRAYLIHQGKVLTEGTGDFLIRDEQARKFYLGESFNL
- the hprK gene encoding HPr(Ser) kinase/phosphatase, whose product is MQKSIHGITVAHFFESYKEKLKLELVTGEPGMHRLIHEGSINRPALALTGFFKYFANKRIQVLGAAEMTYMKTLTQQQQVQILDQMVRRGIPCIVLTRNYNPTHPMLAVAAEMKLPIMRTPMITMNWINLATLAIDNEFAPAGTEHATTLDIKGVGVMLRGDSGVGKSECALALIERGHSLVSDDLTVIKLLDERELMASSRPLNRGYMECRGIGIINVSEMFGIKSVRLEKRIDMVVSLKEWTPDVVEERTGLEENFYEILGIKLPHIELYVRPGRDIARLVEVAALTLALKKMGHDPARDFNDRLIAFMTTQANAPAPTKIKPVDREERSPG
- the rph gene encoding ribonuclease PH, with translation MSNLPARVDGRQPSQLRPIHFEPNIAPNATGSVLASFGNTRVICAVMVEPNVPLWMKQQKVPGGWLTAEYSMLPYSTLDRKQRDSTRGKIDGRTIEIQRLIGRSLRAVIDLQKLGQNTLWIDCDVLQADGGTRTASITGAYLAARLAIQKLLDEKRLAENPISDSVAAVSVGLCGGRELLDLNYIEDKDAEVDFNIVMTGRGQFVEVQGSGEESTFSQTQLDALVALAQKGIKDLGAMQTAFLTKQLLGNLKL
- a CDS encoding NAD-dependent epimerase/dehydratase family protein, encoding MRILITGVCGFVGSTLARAFVESGRGHQLVGLDNFIRPGSEANREELKRLGVRLLHADLRAASDLESTPPVDWVIDAAANPSVLAGVDGRTSSRQLVEHNLVGTVNMLEFCKAHRAGFVLLSTSRVYAIAPLANLPIEAQGGAFRPRPGAALPPGVSAEGVSEGFSTQAPISLYGATKLASEALALEYGETFGLPVFINRCGVLAGAGQFGRPDQGIFAYWINSWLQRRPLRYIGFGGTGHQVRDCLHPRDLLPVLDQQLAAPKLAAADRIANFSGGIASATSLRQLSDWCAAHLGPHTVGADATPRVFDIPWMVLDSAKARQLWKWQPATPTAAILDEIAAHARQHPGWLDLSAPL
- a CDS encoding glycosyltransferase family 2 protein is translated as MSAAPLLNLFSVVIPARDEEESLPATLGDIHRAFTAAGIPHEIVVVDDGSKDRTWAVLQDLKKTIPTLAPVRNTGENGFGRAVVFGLDHSQGDAVVIMMADASDDPADAVKYWRLLNEGYDCAFGSRFVPGGRVIDYPRVKLFVNRLANFLVRVGFHIPLNDTTNAFKAYRRTVIDGCRPYLAPHFNLTVEIPLKAIVRGYSFTVTPISWRNRKYGVAKLKIKEMGSRYFFICAYVWLEKYFSRGDYRRKAVAAPLPPTTAVR
- a CDS encoding sugar nucleotide-binding protein, with protein sequence MIYLLGGSGYVGQAYQALLQRKGIPFRNLRRAELDYTQRATLVEALRRDRPEFLINAAGYTGKPNVDACELHKAECLFGNAVLPGTIAEACAEAGVPWGHVSSGCIYSGARPDGSGFTEEDTPNFTFRTNHCSFYSGTKALGEEVLAGKPQVYVWRLRIPFNAIDNPRNYLTKLLRYPKLLEATNSISQLEEFVAATFACWEKRIPFGTYNVTNPGAITTHEVVELIRQSGVSRKDFVFFKSEDEFMHVAAKTPRSNCVMDSTKLARAGISLTPVRDAVSAALRNWQATP
- a CDS encoding GxxExxY protein, which encodes MPDPLLYREEAYQIIGACFAVYREKGHGFAEAVYQDSLEIELEHSAVPYEAQRNFQITHRGQPLRHSFTPNLVCFGKILVELKAVRTLADEHRAQVLNYLKVAKLQLALLVNFGAYPQLQWERLVLTHP
- the rfbB gene encoding dTDP-glucose 4,6-dehydratase, which encodes MQLLVTGGCGFIGSNFIRQRLLERGSAVTRIVNLDALTYAGNPANLADLASDPRYVFAHGSIGDTELVSRLLAEHQIDAVVNFAAESHVDRSIDSPEPFVQTNVVGTLRLLNATRLYWTKLPTAKKDAFRFLHVSTDEVYGTLGPKDPAFTEETPFAPNSPYAASKAASDHLVRSYQHTFHLPTLTTNCSNNYGPYHFPEKLIPLMILNALEGKPLPVYGDGQQIRDWLYVEDHAAAIWLVLRQGRVGETYNIGGLNEQPNIEIVQRICALLDRKSPRADGQSYTTQITHVADRPGHDRRYSIDCAKLQRELGWAPKESFASGIEKTVDWYLNHRAWAAEITARSYARERLGVA
- a CDS encoding four helix bundle protein → MAYRSFEELEVWQLARRLATDVYRELAACRDFGFRDQITRAACSISSNIAEGSERLHASEFVQFLGYAKGSAGETRNQLYLAADLGYMNPDRAEALRADVRRIGAKLYALIRSLQGS
- the rfbA gene encoding glucose-1-phosphate thymidylyltransferase RfbA: MLSDPATTSQPTSPSTAPRRGIILAGGSGTRLYPLTIAVSKQLMPVYDKPMVYYPLSVLMLAGIREVLVISTPQDLPLFERLLGTGENLGLKLSYAAQPKPEGLAQAFHIAEEVGFLKHEPAALVLGDNLFYGHDLVKSLGHAAARQEGATIFGYHVADPKSYGVVEFAPDGRVLSLEEKPAQPKSNYAIPGIYFYDRDVVAFSRRLKPSKRGELEITDLNRLYLEAGRLHVEILGRGTAWLDTGTHESLLDAGQFVSVIESRQGLKIACLEEIAWRQGWIDRATLDANIARLGKSSYGAYLRRIAEEKE